One Acidobacteriota bacterium genomic window carries:
- a CDS encoding YfhO family protein: MTPVNKPSDAWPRWLSATVFILAPLLYFFPAVLGQVTLAPGDGWSQIFGIRVLIGQMLQQGMLPLWNPYIFAGMPLLASIQPGALYPPTWVFAVFSPQAAMNLMVITTYHLALLGAYLYARRIGQTRLGALVAGLAFAFGGYLVAHLGHTNRIAAAAWLPWILLALEELHQRARWRWVTLGALFIALQLFAGEPQMTCYTIIVAGAYTLFTLFLREQQEQPWRYLGALAAMGLCGALLSMIQLLPEREMLHFSERAAITYEYFSQFSLPPRQILGFFFPYYFGGAALDPYKVPYWGRWNPTETAGYVGMLTWLLALVTLCRWRKTALQWFWLAWAVVAVGLALGDNLPFGLYHFLHNVPVYNLFRAPGRHLLEFNLALGLLAGFGITTLTELEARARWRLVGLSSAVLGGIVAVAVVIYCFFDERLVMDLPLPPEAGSFANPDIYYPVVFFGLGVLALAAYARKPNALISVAIVALVLLDAMSYGFSYEWRLPSFNMRERLADAPSVKFIKEREKDLNAFRILSQSPQPFKDGYEMLDFPNVSIVRGLQSVNGYDPLRLTRTTDIAGQMTLEGWVEDLSAFNPEHSGYDLLNVKYLLCEQASKDTVTYEGIKFNGEPSTLQLKPGVRTVFKKHATINELAFVSAMGSSPQFTTGTPVVGIKLFTTDGRVIEQQMQAGRDTAEWAYDRADVKAVIKHDRAKVIESWPEDGYQGHRYLARFKFDRVTIEQIELTYLPTEADLTITRAAVFDSETNNSFALDVLNIPEERWQRLQQFGTVTVFENKHFLPRAWFVRRLQMSTTAEVLRAIKTGKLGDGAAYDPREVALFEKELYGKEQLDLPAPGDPAGAEVKITRYEPQRLELQTKHAQPGFLVLSEMYYRGWDAFIDGRRVPVERVNYALRGLSVPAGEHRVEFLFRSPSFNQGARLAGLGVLILLLGAIAGRRGWGGTGSGSDLVSRLLRRRRDQVATAPRTALLSRLRASPGRLLLLALLTGYFVWIAQGSSFAVGGSDSSGYANIARTLLHGPLKPPVKELERFGLTANDADVFCPLAYLTVRRPGEPVVQTPFYPVGFPLHLAAAALLAGWRWGPYLVNPLLAALSLPLIFLIGLELGLPRVWAGAGAVMLAFNSTVIHMSTQPMSDVAAMFWALAAVWAGLRARRETHWSWWTGAAFGMAVLVRPTNVLLLAPLAFCLPFTWQAWLRFGLGGAPLGAVFCAYNLTAYGHPLRTGYGVIQLDNALMFAGFGKRLSYYAYWLAISLSPLPLLAWLGVSATRGTAWRNRALLLAWFGAYLCFYSCYDIYEAWGDTRFLLPGLPGLLLGALLVSHSTLANWKAPRRRWGWALASVLFAMTLGVMLRFYAQNQFFTYARDQSLNADACRWADAQAPREALLVSMQMSGALRFYTNRSVFRWEQIRPGAWPAVYRQVLARGARFYALLMDYEAEQAQGQVLGHWTEVGHLSQYRLWQIEPLDKSPPRAEFLSGFHGWEGLGEARWQWMDGTGVVRLLNTRQPMRLRVAGQVPGAFARPTVFKLFLNGALLEEFAAPDRLVGREYLITPAQQGSGEWSELRLQADQTVTPSQANPKSRDDRALSFSLTKLLWEEAAATPPNSPKPAHK; encoded by the coding sequence ATGACACCTGTCAATAAACCGTCTGACGCTTGGCCGCGCTGGTTGAGCGCCACCGTGTTCATCCTCGCGCCGCTGCTTTATTTTTTTCCGGCTGTGCTGGGCCAAGTCACGCTCGCCCCCGGTGACGGCTGGTCACAGATTTTCGGCATCCGCGTCTTGATCGGGCAGATGTTGCAACAAGGGATGCTGCCGCTCTGGAACCCGTACATCTTCGCGGGTATGCCGCTGCTGGCGAGCATTCAGCCGGGCGCGCTGTATCCGCCGACGTGGGTCTTCGCTGTCTTTTCACCGCAGGCCGCGATGAATCTGATGGTCATCACGACCTATCACCTGGCCTTGCTCGGCGCGTATCTTTACGCGCGGCGCATCGGCCAGACGCGATTGGGCGCGTTGGTAGCGGGGCTGGCGTTTGCCTTTGGCGGCTATCTGGTCGCGCATCTGGGCCACACCAATCGCATCGCAGCGGCGGCCTGGCTGCCGTGGATTTTGCTGGCGCTTGAAGAATTGCATCAACGCGCGCGCTGGCGTTGGGTTACGTTGGGCGCGCTGTTTATCGCCTTGCAGCTTTTTGCGGGCGAACCACAGATGACCTGCTACACGATCATCGTGGCGGGCGCCTATACGCTTTTCACCCTATTCTTGCGTGAACAACAGGAACAACCCTGGCGTTATCTGGGCGCGTTGGCAGCGATGGGCTTGTGCGGTGCGTTGCTCTCTATGATTCAGCTCTTGCCCGAACGCGAGATGCTGCATTTCAGCGAACGCGCGGCCATCACATACGAATACTTCTCGCAGTTCTCACTGCCGCCCCGGCAAATCCTGGGCTTTTTCTTCCCGTATTATTTCGGCGGCGCGGCACTTGACCCGTACAAAGTGCCGTACTGGGGCCGCTGGAATCCGACCGAGACGGCGGGTTATGTGGGCATGCTGACGTGGCTGTTGGCGCTGGTCACGCTTTGCCGCTGGCGTAAAACCGCGTTGCAATGGTTCTGGCTGGCGTGGGCGGTGGTCGCAGTGGGCTTGGCGCTAGGCGACAATTTGCCTTTCGGCTTATATCACTTTTTGCATAACGTGCCGGTCTATAACCTGTTCCGCGCGCCGGGGCGGCACTTGCTGGAATTTAATTTGGCGCTGGGGTTGCTGGCCGGATTCGGCATCACGACGCTGACAGAATTGGAAGCGCGCGCACGTTGGCGGTTGGTCGGCCTGAGTTCCGCCGTGCTTGGCGGCATCGTCGCGGTCGCGGTCGTGATTTATTGCTTCTTTGACGAACGGCTAGTGATGGACTTGCCGTTGCCGCCCGAAGCCGGTTCGTTTGCCAATCCCGACATTTACTATCCGGTGGTGTTCTTTGGCTTGGGCGTGCTGGCGCTGGCGGCGTATGCGCGTAAACCAAACGCGCTGATCTCCGTCGCCATCGTCGCGCTGGTGCTGCTGGATGCGATGTCTTACGGCTTCTCGTATGAATGGCGGCTGCCCAGTTTCAATATGCGCGAACGGCTGGCCGATGCGCCTTCGGTCAAATTCATCAAAGAACGCGAAAAGGATTTGAATGCCTTTCGCATCCTGAGTCAGTCGCCGCAGCCTTTCAAAGACGGCTACGAGATGCTGGACTTCCCCAACGTCTCGATTGTGCGCGGACTGCAAAGCGTGAATGGCTACGACCCGCTGCGCCTCACGCGCACGACCGACATCGCCGGGCAGATGACGCTGGAAGGCTGGGTCGAAGACCTCAGCGCGTTCAATCCCGAACACAGCGGTTACGATCTGCTCAACGTCAAATACCTGCTCTGTGAACAGGCCTCGAAAGACACCGTCACTTACGAGGGCATCAAATTCAACGGCGAGCCGAGCACGCTGCAACTCAAGCCCGGCGTGCGCACGGTCTTCAAAAAACACGCGACGATCAACGAACTCGCCTTCGTCTCGGCGATGGGCAGTTCGCCGCAATTCACCACCGGCACGCCGGTCGTCGGCATCAAGCTTTTCACCACGGACGGGCGCGTCATCGAACAACAAATGCAAGCCGGGCGCGACACCGCCGAATGGGCCTATGACCGCGCCGATGTCAAAGCCGTCATCAAACACGACCGCGCCAAAGTCATCGAAAGCTGGCCCGAAGACGGTTACCAAGGCCATCGCTATCTGGCGCGTTTCAAATTCGACCGCGTGACGATTGAACAAATCGAATTGACGTACCTTCCCACGGAAGCCGATCTCACCATCACGCGCGCGGCGGTGTTTGACAGCGAGACAAACAATTCCTTTGCGCTCGATGTGCTGAACATTCCCGAAGAGCGCTGGCAACGGCTGCAACAGTTCGGCACGGTCACGGTGTTTGAGAACAAGCATTTTCTGCCGCGCGCCTGGTTCGTGCGCCGTTTGCAAATGTCCACCACCGCCGAAGTGCTGCGCGCGATCAAGACCGGCAAACTTGGCGACGGTGCGGCTTACGATCCGCGCGAGGTGGCGCTGTTTGAAAAAGAGTTGTACGGCAAAGAGCAACTCGACCTCCCTGCGCCCGGCGATCCGGCAGGCGCGGAGGTCAAAATCACGCGCTACGAACCGCAACGCCTGGAATTGCAGACGAAGCATGCGCAACCGGGCTTTCTGGTGTTGAGCGAAATGTATTATCGCGGCTGGGACGCCTTTATTGACGGGCGGCGCGTGCCGGTCGAACGGGTGAATTATGCGTTGCGCGGCTTGAGCGTCCCGGCGGGCGAGCATCGCGTCGAGTTCCTCTTTCGCTCGCCAAGTTTCAACCAAGGGGCGCGGCTGGCGGGCTTGGGCGTGTTGATCTTGCTACTTGGAGCAATCGCCGGACGCCGTGGATGGGGCGGTACGGGGAGCGGTAGCGACCTGGTTTCCCGGCTGCTACGGCGGCGGCGGGATCAGGTCGCTACCGCTCCCCGTACCGCCCTGCTGTCGCGGTTGCGCGCTTCGCCGGGCCGCTTGTTGTTGTTGGCGCTGCTGACCGGTTATTTCGTTTGGATTGCACAAGGCTCCTCGTTTGCGGTGGGCGGTTCTGACAGTTCGGGCTATGCCAACATCGCGCGCACGCTGTTGCATGGGCCGCTCAAACCGCCGGTCAAAGAGCTGGAACGTTTCGGCCTGACGGCGAATGATGCGGATGTGTTTTGTCCGCTGGCTTATCTGACGGTGCGACGCCCTGGCGAACCGGTGGTGCAGACGCCGTTTTATCCGGTGGGCTTTCCGTTGCATCTGGCGGCGGCGGCGTTGCTGGCGGGCTGGCGATGGGGGCCGTATCTGGTGAATCCGCTGCTGGCGGCGTTGAGCCTGCCGTTGATATTTTTGATCGGCCTTGAACTGGGTTTGCCGCGCGTGTGGGCGGGCGCGGGTGCAGTGATGCTGGCGTTCAATTCGACGGTCATCCACATGTCCACGCAACCGATGAGCGATGTTGCCGCGATGTTTTGGGCGCTGGCCGCAGTCTGGGCAGGTTTGCGCGCGCGGCGAGAAACGCATTGGTCTTGGTGGACGGGCGCGGCCTTTGGCATGGCGGTGCTGGTGCGTCCGACGAATGTGTTGTTGCTGGCGCCGCTGGCCTTTTGCCTGCCGTTCACATGGCAGGCGTGGTTACGTTTTGGCTTGGGCGGTGCGCCGTTGGGGGCCGTCTTTTGCGCGTACAACCTGACGGCGTATGGACATCCGTTGCGCACCGGTTATGGCGTGATTCAGTTGGACAACGCGCTGATGTTCGCGGGCTTTGGCAAGCGGCTAAGTTACTACGCCTATTGGCTGGCGATTTCGCTTAGCCCGCTGCCGTTGCTGGCCTGGCTGGGCGTGAGCGCCACGCGCGGGACGGCGTGGCGCAATCGTGCTTTGCTGCTGGCTTGGTTTGGCGCGTATCTGTGCTTCTATTCCTGTTATGACATTTACGAGGCCTGGGGCGACACGCGCTTTCTGTTGCCGGGTTTGCCGGGCTTGTTGCTGGGCGCGTTGCTGGTGTCGCACAGTACGCTGGCGAATTGGAAAGCGCCACGACGGCGTTGGGGCTGGGCGCTTGCAAGCGTTTTGTTCGCCATGACACTCGGCGTGATGTTGCGCTTCTATGCGCAGAATCAATTTTTCACTTACGCGCGCGACCAGAGCCTCAATGCCGACGCCTGTCGCTGGGCCGATGCGCAAGCGCCGCGCGAGGCGCTGCTGGTTTCGATGCAGATGAGCGGGGCGTTGCGGTTTTACACCAACCGTTCGGTTTTCCGTTGGGAGCAAATCCGGCCCGGCGCGTGGCCGGCGGTGTACCGGCAAGTGTTGGCGCGGGGCGCGCGCTTTTACGCGCTACTGATGGATTACGAAGCGGAACAAGCACAAGGCCAAGTCTTGGGCCATTGGACGGAAGTGGGCCACCTGTCGCAATACCGGCTCTGGCAAATCGAGCCGCTGGACAAATCACCGCCGCGCGCCGAATTCCTGAGCGGCTTTCACGGTTGGGAAGGCTTGGGCGAAGCGCGCTGGCAATGGATGGATGGCACAGGTGTCGTGCGCTTGCTCAACACGAGACAGCCCATGCGCTTGCGCGTGGCCGGCCAGGTGCCAGGGGCCTTTGCGCGCCCGACGGTTTTCAAATTATTCCTCAACGGCGCGCTGCTCGAAGAGTTCGCCGCGCCCGACCGCCTTGTCGGACGCGAATACCTGATAACGCCCGCGCAACAGGGCAGCGGCGAATGGTCGGAGTTGCGCCTGCAAGCCGACCAGACCGTCACGCCCAGCCAAGCCAATCCCAAGAGCCGCGACGACCGCGCGCTGAGCTTTTCGCTGACAAAGTTGCTTTGGGAAGAAGCCGCGGCCACACCGCCTAATTCGCCAAAGCCTGCCCACAAATGA
- a CDS encoding Gfo/Idh/MocA family oxidoreductase, translating to MSNEIGFGIAGPGMIGKVHAEAIQAIPNARLVAVCGRNTAKTTEFAARFNATAYTDYAQFLAHPGLQVVNLCTPSGNHAEEGSAAARAGKHVLTEKPIETTLAKADALIAACEEAGVKLGVIFQSRFLPAVLRIKQALAENRLGKLMLCDAIVKWYRAPEYYAESWHGTQALDGGGALINQAIHTVDLLRWLAGPVETVFAMKAALRYPQIEGEDTLVSSLRFQNGALGVIQATTSVKPGFKRRVELSGERGTIILDGDAISVWAIDGEADAPSNDAQLTDGSANPAAISNEGHRMQIEDMAQAVLEGRAPLIDGREGRLSLEVVEALYTSANAGQVVRL from the coding sequence ATGAGCAATGAAATCGGCTTCGGCATCGCCGGCCCCGGTATGATCGGCAAGGTGCATGCCGAAGCCATCCAGGCCATCCCCAACGCGCGGCTGGTCGCCGTGTGCGGGCGCAATACAGCCAAGACAACTGAATTCGCCGCGCGCTTTAACGCGACGGCTTATACCGATTACGCGCAATTTCTGGCGCACCCTGGTTTGCAGGTCGTCAATCTGTGCACGCCCAGCGGCAATCATGCCGAAGAAGGCAGCGCCGCCGCGCGCGCGGGTAAGCACGTGCTGACCGAAAAACCGATTGAGACGACCTTGGCAAAAGCCGATGCGTTGATCGCGGCGTGCGAAGAAGCGGGCGTCAAGTTGGGCGTGATCTTTCAATCGCGTTTTTTGCCCGCCGTGTTGCGCATCAAACAGGCGCTGGCGGAAAACCGGCTGGGCAAGTTGATGCTCTGCGACGCCATCGTGAAATGGTATCGCGCGCCGGAGTATTACGCCGAGTCCTGGCACGGAACACAGGCGCTGGATGGCGGCGGCGCGCTGATCAACCAGGCCATTCACACGGTGGATTTGCTGCGTTGGCTGGCGGGGCCGGTCGAGACAGTGTTCGCTATGAAAGCCGCGCTGCGCTATCCGCAAATCGAAGGCGAAGACACGTTGGTGTCGAGCTTGCGCTTTCAAAACGGCGCGCTCGGCGTGATTCAGGCGACGACGTCGGTCAAGCCCGGCTTCAAGCGCCGCGTCGAACTCAGCGGCGAACGCGGCACAATCATCCTGGATGGCGATGCCATCAGCGTCTGGGCCATTGATGGCGAAGCGGACGCGCCCAGCAATGACGCGCAACTCACCGACGGCTCGGCCAATCCGGCGGCCATCTCGAACGAAGGCCATCGCATGCAGATTGAAGATATGGCTCAGGCGGTGCTGGAGGGTCGTGCGCCGCTGATTGATGGGCGCGAAGGACGGCTGTCGTTGGAAGTGGTGGAAGCGTTGTATACGTCAGCGAATGCGGGACAGGTGGTCAGGTTATAG
- the ppk1 gene encoding polyphosphate kinase 1, whose protein sequence is MAKAAPAPANGPAVSKDSESKEANGKAANGAAVAIAAAVAPAERRGTGNLAESPLLNRELSWIEFNSRVLDEALDPTQPLLERLKFLAIFSTNLDEFFMVRVSGLQEQNEANPHLTSPDGLSAATQLRLISERLRPLLDVQMRCLLRQILPGLEKYEVRIVPHDQLNRDQRKALHDYFYERIFPILTPLSVDPSHPFPYISNISLNLGILVVPETNGEEPRFARVKVPPNVPRLIKVESSGGAEQHYVMLEDVISAHIEALFPGMKVQECQPFRITRDADLEIEEDEAGDLLKMVEQQLRQRRFGFGVRLEVAAGMSPEMVKLLRQALDVSEQDVYTADGPLNIPDLMTLCKLDLPALKDEPFTPVTPKALSTGETIFDAIRHQDILMHTPYDSFAPVLEFLRAAARDPNVLAIKQTLYRVGKDSPVVEALIEAAENGKQVAVLVELKARFDEENNVRWARRLEQAGVHVVYGLVGLKTHAKVALVVRQEKDVIRRYVHLGTGNYNPATARIYTDLGLLTANKDFGADVTDLFNFLTGYSRQVRYRKLLVAPVNLRQSLNELIRREVEHHQAGRPAGILAKFNSMTDTGMAEELYGASRAGVPIDLLIRGICCLRPGIEGRSETIRVGSVVGRFLEHSRIYRFLNGGDDVIYLGSADLMNRNLDRRVEVLFPIEDARLKERINQEILAAMWRDNVKMRWLQPDGTYARPRLADDKAFCAQVKLLEPALLG, encoded by the coding sequence ATGGCCAAAGCCGCCCCTGCTCCCGCCAATGGCCCCGCCGTTAGCAAAGACAGCGAGAGCAAAGAGGCCAACGGCAAAGCAGCGAATGGCGCGGCTGTCGCGATAGCTGCGGCGGTTGCACCAGCCGAACGCCGCGGCACGGGCAATCTGGCCGAGAGTCCGCTGCTCAACCGCGAATTGAGTTGGATCGAATTCAACAGCCGCGTGCTCGACGAAGCGCTCGACCCGACGCAGCCATTGCTGGAACGCCTGAAATTCCTGGCGATTTTCTCGACCAACCTCGACGAATTTTTCATGGTGCGCGTCAGCGGCTTGCAGGAACAGAACGAAGCCAACCCGCATCTGACTTCGCCCGATGGGTTGAGCGCGGCGACGCAATTGCGGCTGATCTCAGAACGGCTGCGCCCGTTGCTGGATGTGCAGATGCGCTGTTTGCTGCGGCAGATTTTGCCGGGGCTGGAAAAATACGAGGTGCGCATCGTGCCGCACGATCAATTGAATCGTGACCAGCGCAAGGCGCTGCACGATTATTTTTACGAACGCATCTTCCCGATTTTGACGCCGCTCTCGGTTGATCCCAGCCATCCGTTCCCGTACATCTCGAACATCAGTTTGAACTTGGGCATTCTCGTCGTGCCCGAAACCAATGGCGAAGAGCCGCGTTTCGCGCGCGTCAAAGTGCCGCCCAACGTGCCGCGCCTGATTAAGGTCGAATCTAGCGGGGGCGCCGAACAGCATTACGTCATGCTCGAAGACGTCATCAGCGCCCACATCGAAGCCCTCTTCCCCGGCATGAAAGTGCAGGAATGCCAGCCCTTCCGCATCACGCGCGACGCCGACCTGGAAATCGAAGAGGACGAGGCGGGCGATTTGTTGAAGATGGTCGAACAGCAATTGCGCCAGCGCCGTTTCGGCTTCGGCGTGCGTTTGGAAGTGGCCGCCGGGATGTCGCCCGAAATGGTCAAGTTGTTGCGGCAGGCGCTGGATGTGAGCGAGCAGGATGTTTACACGGCGGACGGCCCGCTCAACATCCCCGACCTGATGACGCTCTGCAAACTCGATCTGCCCGCGCTGAAAGACGAACCGTTTACGCCGGTCACGCCCAAAGCCTTGTCCACGGGCGAAACGATTTTCGACGCGATTCGCCATCAGGACATACTGATGCATACGCCCTATGATTCTTTTGCGCCGGTGCTCGAATTCCTGCGCGCCGCCGCGCGTGATCCCAACGTGCTGGCGATCAAACAGACGCTCTATCGCGTCGGCAAAGATTCGCCCGTCGTCGAAGCCCTGATCGAAGCCGCCGAGAACGGTAAACAGGTCGCCGTGCTGGTCGAATTGAAAGCGCGCTTTGACGAAGAGAACAACGTGCGTTGGGCGCGCCGGTTGGAGCAGGCGGGCGTGCACGTCGTTTACGGCCTGGTCGGCCTAAAGACGCACGCCAAAGTCGCGCTGGTCGTGCGGCAGGAGAAAGACGTGATTCGCCGTTACGTGCATCTGGGCACGGGCAATTACAACCCGGCCACCGCGCGCATTTACACCGATCTGGGTTTGTTGACCGCCAATAAAGATTTCGGCGCGGACGTGACTGATCTGTTTAACTTCCTGACCGGTTATTCGCGGCAGGTGCGCTACCGCAAGCTGTTGGTCGCGCCGGTCAATTTACGGCAGAGCCTGAATGAACTAATCCGCCGCGAAGTCGAGCATCATCAGGCGGGCCGCCCGGCGGGCATTCTCGCCAAGTTCAACAGCATGACCGACACCGGCATGGCCGAAGAGTTATACGGCGCTTCGCGCGCAGGCGTGCCAATTGATTTGCTGATTCGCGGTATTTGTTGTTTGCGCCCCGGCATCGAAGGCCGCAGCGAAACCATCCGCGTCGGCAGCGTCGTGGGCCGCTTCCTCGAACATTCGCGCATTTACCGGTTTTTGAATGGCGGCGACGACGTGATCTATCTGGGCAGCGCCGACCTGATGAACCGCAACCTCGACCGCCGTGTCGAAGTGCTCTTTCCCATCGAAGACGCGCGCCTCAAAGAACGCATCAACCAGGAAATCCTCGCTGCCATGTGGCGCGACAACGTCAAGATGCGCTGGTTGCAACCGGATGGAACATACGCCCGCCCGCGTTTGGCTGATGACAAAGCGTTTTGCGCGCAGGTGAAGCTGTTGGAGCCGGCGTTGTTAGGGTAG
- a CDS encoding VOC family protein, with translation MPINIAGFHHAGFLVTDVERAAAFYENILGLEPLPRPDLGFPGMWYDLRNGHQLHLMSVTGMPGHADPPRHDRHLALSVPDVNATEAQLQELGIHIAYGSGRAGNKQLFIRDPDGNTIELRPA, from the coding sequence ATGCCGATCAATATCGCAGGCTTTCATCACGCTGGCTTTTTAGTCACCGATGTCGAACGCGCCGCCGCATTTTACGAAAACATTCTGGGATTGGAACCGCTGCCGCGCCCCGATTTGGGCTTTCCCGGCATGTGGTACGACTTACGCAACGGCCATCAGTTGCATTTGATGAGCGTCACCGGCATGCCCGGTCACGCCGATCCGCCGCGCCACGACCGCCACCTCGCGCTCAGCGTGCCGGACGTCAATGCCACCGAAGCGCAGTTGCAAGAACTCGGCATTCACATTGCCTATGGCAGTGGGCGTGCGGGCAACAAACAGTTGTTCATCCGCGACCCGGACGGCAACACGATTGAATTGCGCCCGGCATAG
- a CDS encoding glycosyltransferase family 39 protein, with amino-acid sequence MQDSPSNRPVSQPSPLRFNSDFTIAALLTLLCAVTRWLARPASWWEWDEILFGRALRHFDVTKHAPHPPGFPVFVVMGKLANWLLHDEFRALVAVNFLFASLLAAALFYLYREIFEDRRIAVVGALLCCFFPNVWVYSCAPRSDTPALVLGLIALTLVLRGRVSRRALLAGCALLGVALGVRVTLAAVLGTVTALVWLGWLRRREWRLAVWCVVLVVLGIVSWYVPMVLLHDWQAYRATVAGHGHFLLFDDSFLSPGINGWWSRRLQRFFVDLWGDAWIAWTVYGLSALGLIVLAARKRWAALGWLLAAFVPYLLFTFLLNNPMQPVFYAMPFQPLFAGLMAAGLVLLSERVFAPQRFPRLQYAGVALAIGLTLGLGEWGWWPVKMIHREPSPVFRAITDLRARLAPQRDELRNEILYDPHVNFLMPEYKTQTQETVTLPEPNLLNPAYQTGRTFALTQGPLPFGNSALYQWNAARGRKRVTKMSLERYLKLYLTEITSFWQTNYLDGWYGVENDGANFWRWMGRRAQVALFNEADTMQLSVRGDIVALRDGSHPTLTLRLDGREVARFKPQHEAFEQTLTVPTEAGRFWSVLTLEVDPIVTPKGLGLSNDERELGLRCYEVKWAPLPQAPRQPLTANQFIGEGWDEIEADGGLYWRWMAERGVIKLPPLASDGKLEIELHAAKPDGGQPSRLTLTLSGQVLESFTPPSDKVLKTYRVPLSLHQNRPSALVFTTDQVVEKDGRRFGIQVFRINWKPDDGKPVTP; translated from the coding sequence ATGCAAGATTCGCCGAGTAATCGTCCTGTAAGCCAGCCCTCGCCTTTGCGCTTCAACTCCGATTTCACCATTGCCGCTTTACTGACGCTGCTCTGCGCGGTCACGCGCTGGCTGGCGCGGCCCGCGTCGTGGTGGGAATGGGATGAAATCCTGTTCGGGCGGGCGCTGCGTCATTTCGATGTGACCAAACACGCGCCGCATCCGCCGGGCTTTCCGGTCTTCGTGGTCATGGGCAAGCTGGCGAATTGGTTGCTGCACGATGAATTCCGCGCACTGGTGGCGGTCAATTTCCTCTTCGCCAGTTTGCTGGCCGCCGCGCTGTTCTATTTGTACCGCGAGATTTTTGAAGATCGGCGCATTGCCGTGGTCGGTGCGTTGCTGTGCTGCTTCTTTCCGAACGTGTGGGTTTACAGTTGCGCGCCGCGCAGCGATACGCCGGCCTTGGTGTTGGGTTTGATCGCGTTGACGCTGGTGTTGCGCGGGCGCGTGTCGCGGCGGGCCTTGCTCGCCGGTTGCGCGTTGCTGGGCGTGGCGCTGGGCGTGCGCGTGACGCTGGCGGCGGTGCTGGGAACCGTGACGGCGTTGGTCTGGTTGGGTTGGTTGCGGCGGCGCGAGTGGCGCTTGGCGGTGTGGTGCGTGGTGTTGGTCGTGTTAGGCATTGTGAGTTGGTATGTGCCAATGGTGTTGCTGCACGACTGGCAAGCTTACCGCGCAACAGTCGCGGGGCACGGCCACTTCTTGCTATTCGACGATTCGTTCTTGAGTCCGGGGATCAATGGCTGGTGGTCGCGGCGGTTACAACGTTTCTTTGTGGATTTGTGGGGCGACGCCTGGATTGCGTGGACGGTTTACGGACTCTCAGCCTTGGGTTTGATCGTGCTGGCGGCGCGCAAACGCTGGGCGGCGCTGGGCTGGTTGCTGGCGGCGTTTGTGCCGTATCTGCTCTTCACGTTTTTGCTCAACAACCCGATGCAGCCGGTCTTTTATGCGATGCCGTTTCAGCCGCTGTTTGCCGGGCTGATGGCCGCCGGATTGGTGTTGCTATCCGAACGCGTCTTTGCGCCGCAACGCTTCCCGCGCTTGCAATATGCGGGCGTCGCGCTGGCGATTGGCTTGACGCTGGGCCTGGGCGAATGGGGGTGGTGGCCCGTCAAGATGATTCATCGCGAACCCAGCCCGGTCTTTCGCGCCATCACGGATTTGCGTGCGCGGCTCGCTCCGCAACGCGATGAATTGCGCAACGAAATCCTGTATGACCCGCACGTCAACTTCCTCATGCCTGAATACAAAACGCAGACGCAGGAAACGGTCACCTTGCCCGAACCCAACCTGCTCAATCCGGCTTATCAAACCGGACGCACCTTTGCCTTGACGCAAGGGCCGCTGCCTTTCGGCAACAGCGCGCTCTATCAATGGAACGCCGCGCGCGGACGCAAGCGCGTCACGAAGATGAGCCTTGAGCGCTATCTGAAACTTTACCTGACCGAGATTACTTCGTTTTGGCAAACGAACTATCTGGACGGCTGGTACGGCGTCGAAAATGATGGCGCGAATTTCTGGCGTTGGATGGGACGGCGCGCGCAGGTGGCGCTGTTTAACGAAGCCGACACCATGCAATTGTCTGTGCGCGGGGACATCGTTGCCTTGCGCGACGGTAGCCATCCGACCCTGACGCTGCGGCTGGATGGCCGCGAGGTCGCGCGCTTCAAACCGCAACACGAGGCCTTTGAACAAACGCTCACTGTGCCCACTGAGGCGGGCCGTTTCTGGTCTGTGCTGACGCTCGAAGTTGATCCCATCGTCACGCCGAAGGGCTTGGGCCTGAGCAACGATGAACGCGAATTGGGCTTGCGTTGTTACGAAGTCAAATGGGCGCCGCTCCCGCAAGCTCCACGACAGCCGCTCACGGCCAATCAGTTTATCGGTGAAGGCTGGGACGAGATCGAAGCCGATGGCGGCCTCTATTGGCGTTGGATGGCGGAGCGCGGCGTCATCAAGCTGCCGCCCCTGGCCAGCGACGGCAAACTTGAAATCGAACTGCACGCCGCTAAACCGGATGGAGGTCAGCCGTCCAGGCTCACTCTCACACTCAGCGGACAGGTGTTGGAAAGCTTCACGCCGCCATCAGACAAGGTGCTGAAGACCTATCGCGTGCCGCTGTCATTGCACCAAAATCGTCCCAGCGCATTGGTGTTCACTACCGATCAAGTTGTGGAAAAGGATGGGCGGCGCTTTGGCATTCAAGTGTTTCGGATCAACTGGAAACCGGATGATGGGAAGCCGGTGACGCCTTAG